In Nonomuraea sp. NBC_00507, the following are encoded in one genomic region:
- a CDS encoding alpha/beta fold hydrolase: protein MEIRTIHANGVEFAYLTVGEGPLALCLHGFPDTAHTWRHLMPALAERGYRAVAPFTRGYAPTEVPADGAYEDAALVADVRALHEELGGDADAVIIGHDWGAFPVYPLAGRFRRAVTLAVPPPGALAGTFLDYEQLKRSFYIFLFQTALAETAAAGPGFLENLWRDWSPGYDASEDLEFVRRSIGAPANLSAALGYYRAMLGTTPRSGRYPAVEPGATGPVLYLHGAQDGCLGADLVKDVLSHLPAGSRAELVGDVGHFLHLERPAEVNRLILDWLGPVS from the coding sequence ATGGAGATCAGGACTATCCACGCCAATGGGGTGGAGTTCGCGTATCTAACCGTCGGTGAAGGGCCGCTCGCGCTGTGCCTGCACGGCTTTCCCGACACCGCGCACACGTGGCGCCACCTGATGCCGGCGCTGGCCGAGCGCGGTTACCGCGCGGTCGCGCCGTTCACGCGCGGTTACGCGCCCACCGAGGTCCCGGCCGACGGCGCGTACGAGGACGCCGCGCTGGTCGCCGACGTCCGTGCCCTGCACGAGGAGCTCGGCGGTGACGCCGACGCGGTCATCATCGGGCACGACTGGGGCGCCTTCCCCGTCTACCCTCTGGCCGGCCGCTTCCGGCGCGCGGTCACGCTCGCGGTGCCGCCGCCCGGGGCGCTGGCCGGCACGTTCCTCGACTACGAGCAGCTCAAGCGCTCGTTCTACATCTTCCTCTTCCAGACCGCGCTGGCGGAGACGGCCGCCGCCGGCCCGGGCTTCCTCGAGAACCTGTGGCGCGACTGGTCCCCGGGGTACGACGCGAGCGAGGACCTGGAGTTCGTACGGCGCAGCATCGGCGCGCCCGCCAACCTGAGCGCGGCCCTCGGCTACTACCGGGCCATGCTGGGCACCACGCCGCGGTCCGGTCGCTACCCCGCCGTCGAGCCCGGGGCGACCGGGCCCGTCCTCTACCTGCACGGTGCCCAGGACGGCTGCCTGGGCGCCGACCTGGTCAAGGACGTGCTCAGCCACCTTCCGGCAGGCTCGCGGGCCGAGCTGGTGGGGGACGTCGGTCACTTCCTCCACCTCGAACGGCCCGCCGAGGTCAACCGCCTGATCCTGGACTGGCTCGGTCCCGTCTCCTGA